A portion of the Candidatus Nitrosotenuis aquarius genome contains these proteins:
- a CDS encoding universal stress protein → MFKNIVVAFITKKVKEKPFFVGLGLAKAFDGNVTIIECVYKKPPKLIFFETKEDLRSIEQQKKMAKKSLYRFEELAKRSGMKIKTKIALTESIAEWIVDYVKEHRTDLLILDHPHLSELEENHYDYIIQTINHKVKVPVLLLRS, encoded by the coding sequence ATGTTCAAAAACATCGTAGTCGCGTTTATCACAAAAAAGGTAAAAGAAAAGCCGTTCTTTGTGGGGCTTGGTCTGGCAAAGGCATTTGATGGCAATGTCACGATAATTGAGTGTGTATACAAAAAACCGCCCAAGTTAATCTTCTTTGAGACAAAAGAAGATCTCCGATCAATCGAACAGCAAAAAAAGATGGCAAAAAAATCGCTTTACAGATTCGAAGAACTTGCAAAGCGTAGCGGCATGAAGATAAAGACAAAGATCGCACTGACTGAGTCCATCGCAGAGTGGATAGTGGACTATGTCAAAGAGCACAGAACAGATCTCTTGATACTTGACCACCCACATCTCTCAGAATTAGAAGAAAATCACTATGACTATATCATACAGACAATAAACCATAAAGTCAAAGTCCCAGTACTACTTCTTAGATCATAG
- a CDS encoding universal stress protein, producing MVYKTILVPFDGSIPSKNALKEAVELAKQSKGTIFLLYVVQEIVLPPWSGRATTHKTMREYEKEMYYAAKERASKLLEENAKKYDSVSIETQTLYGNTAEKILASIKNNKANLVVIGTTSRTGISKIITLGSVARKVAEKSTCPVLLVH from the coding sequence TTGGTATACAAAACAATCCTTGTGCCATTTGACGGCTCTATTCCTTCCAAGAATGCGCTAAAAGAGGCAGTCGAGCTCGCCAAGCAAAGCAAGGGAACAATTTTTCTGCTATATGTAGTACAGGAAATAGTTCTGCCACCTTGGTCAGGAAGAGCCACCACCCATAAAACAATGAGAGAATACGAAAAAGAGATGTATTATGCGGCAAAAGAAAGGGCAAGCAAGCTACTTGAGGAAAACGCCAAAAAATACGACTCGGTAAGCATCGAAACACAAACGCTGTATGGAAACACGGCGGAAAAAATACTGGCCTCCATTAAAAACAACAAAGCCAATCTGGTAGTGATCGGAACTACGAGCAGAACCGGCATATCAAAGATAATCACCCTTGGAAGTGTTGCAAGAAAAGTAGCAGAAAAGTCAACATGTCCCGTGTTGTTGGTGCATTAG
- a CDS encoding heme o synthase — translation MQRTLAKGKIATYYELTKPKIWYLLVFTAFGATITASNVYDVEVSPATWALMIFGVAAGSAAANTLTNYHDRDIDAIMERTKGRPIPSGRISPPEKARDFGLALAGISLACAFAISYTAGFWNGIWAGIFMAFGLVNNVAVYSHALKRRSRTNIILGGLCGGAPPLIGHAAVTLQGLWDLGMVMAGLVFIWIPMHIWALTLHFKDDYNKVNVPMLTAVQSEKTSARVIAISTLVMVLFSVVPFFLTHDGKPVMTEVYLYTAIASGALMLVLSFWVIAKPSEKSSWVLFKFSSPYLAVLFIALMVDSGLR, via the coding sequence ATGCAAAGGACTCTGGCTAAAGGCAAAATTGCGACATATTACGAGCTGACCAAGCCGAAAATCTGGTACCTTTTGGTATTTACTGCATTTGGCGCTACAATAACAGCATCAAATGTGTATGATGTGGAAGTGTCGCCTGCCACATGGGCTTTGATGATTTTTGGAGTCGCCGCAGGATCGGCAGCTGCCAATACTTTGACTAACTATCACGACAGGGATATTGACGCAATAATGGAAAGAACCAAGGGTCGACCAATTCCTTCCGGCAGGATTTCCCCGCCGGAAAAGGCGCGCGACTTTGGGTTGGCGTTGGCAGGCATATCACTGGCATGTGCATTTGCAATATCATATACGGCAGGATTCTGGAATGGAATCTGGGCTGGAATTTTCATGGCGTTTGGCCTAGTAAACAATGTGGCAGTGTACTCTCATGCGCTAAAGAGAAGAAGCAGGACCAACATTATTCTTGGTGGCCTTTGCGGAGGAGCACCTCCTTTGATCGGTCATGCCGCAGTCACTCTACAAGGATTGTGGGATCTTGGAATGGTGATGGCTGGCCTAGTCTTCATCTGGATTCCAATGCACATCTGGGCACTCACGTTGCACTTTAAAGATGACTACAATAAGGTAAACGTCCCAATGCTCACAGCAGTACAATCAGAAAAGACATCAGCTAGGGTAATTGCCATTTCCACACTTGTCATGGTGTTGTTTAGCGTTGTTCCGTTCTTTTTGACTCATGATGGAAAACCAGTAATGACTGAGGTATACCTGTACACTGCAATTGCATCTGGTGCTTTGATGTTGGTGTTGTCATTTTGGGTAATCGCAAAACCATCAGAGAAATCATCGTGGGTTTTGTTCAAGTTTTCCAGTCCGTACCTTGCGGTGTTGTTTATTGCATTGATGGTAGACTCGGGTCTTCGATAA
- a CDS encoding Lrp/AsnC family transcriptional regulator translates to MSELSEDASISIPRLSEKIKVNPSVVYSRIKRLTKKKLIERFTIIVNDKELGYGVKALTGINMDSKFRDSIIDELFKVKGVREISEVTGRFDIIVTMYAQNLAEMHKLISEGVGRIEGVLASESFIEMKRRTKTMPYNHSA, encoded by the coding sequence CTGTCTGAGCTATCAGAGGATGCGTCAATTTCCATTCCAAGACTATCGGAGAAAATCAAGGTAAACCCGTCCGTAGTATATTCTAGAATCAAGCGACTAACCAAGAAAAAGCTAATTGAGCGATTCACTATCATAGTAAACGACAAGGAGCTTGGATATGGGGTAAAGGCCTTGACCGGAATTAACATGGATTCCAAGTTCCGGGACAGTATCATTGATGAGTTATTCAAGGTAAAGGGAGTTCGAGAAATATCCGAGGTAACCGGCAGATTCGACATCATAGTGACAATGTATGCGCAAAACTTGGCAGAAATGCACAAGCTGATATCAGAAGGGGTGGGAAGAATAGAGGGCGTCTTGGCATCAGAGTCTTTTATTGAAATGAAGCGCAGGACCAAGACTATGCCGTATAACCATTCGGCCTAG
- the asd gene encoding aspartate-semialdehyde dehydrogenase, producing the protein MMKKRVAILGATGAVGQEFLLSLENHPWFEVTQLAASERSAGKKYIEAIRDPNSGIIKWQVGGDVPKYARDMPVVAINDVKVSELDLVFSAIEDEAARDIETKFAKDVPVVSTSSAYRYEEDVPILIPGINDDHVELIEQQKKNRNWKGYVLPLPNCTTTGLAITMKPLYENYGAKRVIMTSMQAISGAGRSPGVSALDVTDNLIPYIPKEENKVRVETAKILGKLKDGKIEPANIKVSCTCTRVPVIDGHTESVFVETSKPAKAEDVKHSIEEFSNHISVTGLPSAPKDYLVVHQDPTRPQPRIDRQINDGMTTSMGRLEEDQIFDNGLKYVLFSHNKKMGSAKGAVLLAEMLYKKGKI; encoded by the coding sequence TTGATGAAGAAGCGCGTAGCAATCTTGGGCGCAACAGGCGCCGTAGGACAGGAATTCCTGTTATCCCTAGAGAACCACCCATGGTTTGAGGTAACCCAGCTTGCGGCATCTGAGAGATCTGCAGGCAAAAAGTACATCGAGGCAATCCGCGACCCCAACTCGGGCATTATAAAGTGGCAAGTAGGGGGGGATGTTCCAAAATATGCACGCGATATGCCAGTAGTAGCAATTAACGATGTCAAAGTATCAGAATTAGACCTGGTCTTCTCAGCAATCGAAGACGAGGCAGCTCGAGACATAGAGACCAAATTTGCCAAAGACGTTCCAGTGGTATCCACATCATCCGCATACAGATACGAAGAGGACGTACCAATTTTGATTCCAGGAATTAACGATGACCATGTTGAGCTAATCGAGCAGCAAAAAAAGAACAGAAACTGGAAGGGCTATGTCTTGCCACTGCCAAACTGCACCACGACAGGCCTAGCCATTACCATGAAGCCACTATACGAAAACTATGGCGCCAAGCGAGTAATCATGACATCAATGCAGGCAATCTCTGGAGCGGGACGCTCGCCAGGAGTATCCGCACTGGACGTTACTGACAATCTCATCCCATACATTCCAAAAGAGGAAAACAAGGTAAGAGTAGAGACTGCAAAAATCCTTGGCAAGCTAAAGGATGGCAAGATAGAGCCAGCAAACATCAAGGTAAGCTGCACATGCACGCGAGTTCCAGTAATTGACGGCCACACGGAATCCGTCTTTGTGGAGACGTCAAAACCTGCAAAGGCAGAAGATGTAAAACATTCCATTGAGGAATTTTCGAACCATATCAGTGTAACTGGATTGCCGTCTGCACCAAAGGATTACCTAGTAGTGCATCAGGACCCAACTCGTCCACAGCCAAGAATCGACAGACAGATCAACGACGGCATGACCACATCGATGGGAAGACTGGAAGAAGACCAAATCTTTGACAACGGTTTGAAGTATGTGCTATTTTCGCACAACAAGAAAATGGGCTCTGCAAAAGGCGCAGTCTTGTTGGCAGAAATGCTGTACAAAAAAGGAAAAATCTAG